The Methylotenera sp. G11 genome includes a window with the following:
- the aspS gene encoding aspartate--tRNA ligase produces the protein MMRTHYCGHLNREHIGQTVTLCGWAHRRRDHGGVIFIDLRDREGLAQIVIDPDTKDAFAIAETVRSEFVLKVVCKVRARPEGTVNPNLPTGEVEMLATEIEVLNASLTPPFMLDDENLTETVRLEHRYIDLRRPTMQKNLMLRYRVAKTLRDYLDTNGFIEVETPMLTRSTPEGARDYLVPSRVHHGMFFALPQSPQLFKQLLMVSGFDRYFQITKCFRDEDLRADRQPEFTQVDIETSFMEENDIMDLVEEMIRQMLKKVQDVDLPAKFPRMPFAEAMNRYGSDKPDMRVTLEITELSDVMKDVDFKVFAGAANMAGGRVAALRVPNGAAISRSEIDAYTEFVKIYGAKGLAYIKINDITKLNEEGLQSPIVKNIHENALRAIIERTGAQNGDIVFFGADKAKVVNEALGALRLKVGHDKGHVDGRAWAPLWVVDFPMFEHDEDAGRWVALHHPFTAPKDGHEDFLTSNPGAALSKAYDMVLNGWEVGGGSVRIHKQDVQSKVFDALKISKEEAQEKFGFLLDALQYGAPPHGGLAFGLDRLVTLMAGAESIRDVIAFPKTQRAQCLMTNAPNEVDEKQLRELHIRVRSQNPAA, from the coding sequence ATGATGCGTACACATTACTGCGGCCATTTAAACCGCGAACACATTGGTCAAACCGTAACGCTATGTGGCTGGGCGCATCGTCGCCGTGACCACGGTGGTGTGATTTTTATCGACTTGCGTGACCGTGAAGGCCTGGCGCAGATCGTGATCGACCCGGATACCAAAGACGCTTTTGCGATTGCAGAAACCGTGCGCAGTGAGTTTGTATTGAAAGTGGTATGTAAAGTACGTGCGCGCCCTGAGGGTACCGTAAATCCTAACTTGCCTACCGGTGAAGTGGAAATGCTGGCCACCGAGATCGAAGTGCTGAATGCCTCGCTCACGCCGCCATTCATGCTGGACGATGAGAACCTTACGGAAACCGTGCGCCTGGAGCACCGCTATATCGACCTGCGCCGTCCAACCATGCAGAAGAACCTGATGCTGCGTTATCGCGTTGCGAAAACATTGCGTGACTATCTGGATACCAACGGTTTCATTGAAGTTGAAACGCCGATGCTGACACGCTCAACCCCTGAAGGTGCGCGTGACTACCTGGTGCCTAGCCGCGTGCATCACGGCATGTTCTTTGCGTTGCCGCAATCACCGCAGTTGTTCAAGCAGCTGCTGATGGTGTCAGGCTTTGACCGTTACTTCCAGATCACCAAGTGTTTCCGTGATGAAGATTTGCGTGCAGACCGTCAGCCTGAATTCACGCAGGTGGACATTGAAACTTCGTTCATGGAAGAAAACGATATCATGGACCTGGTGGAAGAAATGATCCGCCAGATGCTGAAAAAAGTGCAGGATGTAGACTTGCCGGCTAAATTCCCGCGCATGCCGTTTGCAGAAGCCATGAACAGATACGGTTCAGACAAGCCGGACATGCGCGTGACGCTTGAAATCACTGAACTTTCAGATGTGATGAAAGATGTGGATTTCAAAGTGTTCGCAGGTGCTGCCAATATGGCGGGTGGCCGTGTTGCTGCGTTGCGCGTGCCGAACGGCGCTGCAATCAGCCGTTCAGAAATCGATGCTTATACCGAGTTCGTGAAAATCTACGGCGCCAAAGGCTTGGCTTACATCAAGATCAATGACATCACCAAACTGAATGAAGAAGGCCTGCAAAGCCCGATTGTAAAAAACATCCATGAGAATGCTTTGCGCGCCATTATCGAGCGCACAGGCGCACAGAATGGTGACATCGTGTTCTTTGGCGCAGACAAAGCTAAAGTGGTGAATGAAGCTCTGGGTGCGCTGCGCCTCAAAGTCGGTCATGACAAAGGCCATGTGGATGGCCGGGCATGGGCGCCATTGTGGGTGGTTGATTTCCCGATGTTTGAACATGACGAAGATGCAGGCCGCTGGGTGGCCTTGCACCATCCGTTCACGGCACCTAAAGATGGCCATGAAGATTTCCTGACCAGCAATCCGGGCGCCGCACTGTCAAAAGCTTACGACATGGTGCTGAACGGCTGGGAAGTCGGCGGCGGTTCAGTGCGTATCCACAAACAGGACGTGCAGTCCAAAGTGTTTGATGCATTGAAGATCAGCAAGGAAGAAGCGCAGGAGAAATTCGGCTTCCTACTCGACGCACTGCAATACGGCGCACCTCCGCACGGCGGCCTGGCTTTCGGCCTGGATCGTCTGGTGACTTTAATGGCGGGTGCCGAGTCTATCCGTGATGTGATCGCATTCCCTAAAACACAGCGCGCGCAGTGCTTGATGACCAATGCGCCGAATGAAGTGGATGAGAAACAGCTGCGTGAGTTGCATATACGCGTGCGCTCACAAAATCCGGCTGCATAA